One genomic region from Jilunia laotingensis encodes:
- a CDS encoding class II aldolase/adducin family protein, with protein sequence MITNEQIEQFIAQAHRVGDAGLTLCSSGNISWRIGEEVLVSGTGSWVPTLPKEKVAVCRLSTGEVLNGVKPSMESGFHLGVLRERPDVNVVLHFQSKYATAVACMKNVPTNFNVTAEIPCHVGSEIPVIPYFRPGSKELAQEVINGLKDHNSILLLKHGQVVCGKDFDEVFERAVFFEMACRIIILSGGDYTVLTPEEIDDLETYVLGKKTK encoded by the coding sequence ATGATAACAAATGAACAGATAGAGCAGTTTATTGCTCAGGCACACCGGGTGGGAGATGCAGGTCTTACGCTTTGTAGCAGTGGAAATATCTCCTGGAGAATCGGTGAGGAAGTACTGGTCTCCGGAACGGGATCATGGGTTCCGACACTTCCTAAAGAGAAAGTGGCTGTTTGCCGCCTCTCTACGGGAGAAGTGCTGAATGGCGTGAAACCTTCTATGGAAAGTGGTTTTCACTTGGGTGTACTTCGCGAACGTCCCGATGTAAATGTGGTACTCCATTTCCAATCAAAATATGCTACGGCTGTGGCTTGTATGAAGAATGTTCCGACTAATTTTAATGTAACGGCTGAGATTCCTTGCCACGTCGGCAGTGAAATTCCGGTTATTCCTTATTTTCGTCCGGGATCGAAAGAGTTGGCACAGGAAGTCATTAACGGTTTGAAAGATCATAATTCCATCCTACTGTTGAAACACGGTCAGGTGGTATGTGGTAAGGATTTTGACGAAGTTTTCGAACGGGCAGTGTTTTTTGAGATGGCGTGTCGCATCATTATTTTGTCCGGTGGCGATTATACGGTTTTGACTCCGGAAGAGATTGATGACCTGGAGACGTATGTTTTAGGTAAAAAGACAAAATGA
- a CDS encoding glycoside hydrolase family 13 protein: MEQKREWWKGAVIYQIYPRSFKDSNGDGIGDLPGLTSKLDYVQSLGVDAIWLNPIFASPNDDNGYDISDYRDIMNEFGTMEDFDRLLRNIHKRGMKLILDLVVNHTSDEHPWFIAARSSRENPYYEFYHWWPAEKGTPPVRKSYFDEDGTAWKYNEATDSYYLHYFSRKQPDINWENPQVRTEVFDMMKFWFEKGIDGFRMDSIPLISKDISFPEINLAKYPDVFSYYAHGPHLHDYLHEMNREVLSKYDAMSVGEGSEIKPEEASLFVSPNRQELDMLYGFGPSAIRNETKPDGKDTGIEYSLIALKRMFSDWNKGAGDGWPAIYLGNHDQARLLSRFGKDTGEYREVSSKMLATFLLTMRGTAYWFAGDEIGMDNIKFENISDYKDVDTITNYKRILNEGGDTDAYLEKQKLIARDNARTPFQWDDSPNAGFTTGTPWIKVNPNYKTVNVTAEEQNPDSILNYFKKVIKFRKENEAFVYGDYLLLDAQNPRIYAYQRTWKGERFIVTLNFSPHMAKMDFIADMKNCKAIFCNYNDESKRVKNGTLLLRPFEAVIWK; encoded by the coding sequence ATGGAACAGAAAAGAGAATGGTGGAAAGGGGCGGTCATTTATCAAATTTACCCCAGAAGTTTTAAAGACAGTAACGGTGACGGTATCGGTGACCTACCGGGATTGACCTCTAAACTAGACTATGTACAAAGCCTAGGGGTGGATGCCATCTGGTTGAATCCCATTTTTGCATCTCCGAACGATGATAACGGGTATGATATCAGTGACTACCGGGACATTATGAATGAATTCGGCACTATGGAAGATTTCGACCGGCTACTACGAAATATCCATAAGCGCGGAATGAAGTTGATATTGGATCTGGTAGTCAACCACACCAGCGATGAACATCCTTGGTTCATTGCAGCACGTTCCTCACGCGAAAACCCTTATTATGAGTTCTATCATTGGTGGCCGGCAGAAAAAGGCACTCCACCGGTACGGAAAAGTTATTTCGATGAAGACGGAACCGCATGGAAGTACAATGAAGCGACAGATTCATATTACCTCCACTATTTCTCACGTAAGCAACCGGACATCAACTGGGAAAACCCACAAGTACGCACAGAAGTATTTGACATGATGAAGTTTTGGTTTGAAAAAGGAATCGATGGCTTCCGGATGGATTCCATACCTTTGATTTCAAAAGACATATCTTTCCCGGAGATAAATCTGGCAAAATACCCGGACGTTTTCTCTTACTATGCACATGGTCCCCATCTACACGATTATCTTCATGAAATGAACCGGGAAGTATTGTCCAAATACGATGCCATGTCCGTTGGTGAAGGTTCTGAAATAAAGCCGGAAGAGGCATCCCTGTTTGTTTCACCCAATAGGCAGGAATTGGATATGCTCTACGGATTCGGCCCCTCTGCCATTCGTAACGAGACAAAACCTGACGGAAAAGACACAGGAATCGAATATAGTTTGATTGCTTTGAAGAGAATGTTTTCCGATTGGAATAAAGGAGCCGGTGACGGGTGGCCCGCCATCTATTTGGGCAACCATGACCAGGCACGCTTGTTAAGTCGTTTCGGAAAAGACACCGGGGAATACCGGGAAGTGTCTTCAAAAATGTTAGCCACTTTCTTATTGACTATGCGCGGTACTGCTTACTGGTTCGCGGGAGATGAAATCGGAATGGATAATATCAAATTCGAGAATATTTCTGATTATAAAGACGTAGATACAATCACGAATTACAAACGTATCCTGAACGAGGGTGGAGATACGGATGCTTACCTTGAGAAGCAAAAACTAATAGCCCGTGACAATGCTAGGACTCCCTTCCAATGGGACGATTCCCCGAATGCAGGATTCACAACCGGCACTCCATGGATAAAGGTCAATCCTAATTACAAGACCGTGAACGTAACCGCGGAAGAACAAAATCCGGATTCCATATTGAACTACTTCAAAAAAGTTATCAAGTTCAGGAAAGAAAACGAAGCATTTGTTTACGGTGATTATCTACTGTTAGATGCACAAAATCCTCGTATCTATGCCTATCAACGCACATGGAAAGGAGAGCGGTTTATCGTCACACTCAACTTTTCTCCCCATATGGCAAAAATGGACTTCATTGCGGACATGAAAAATTGCAAGGCTATCTTTTGCAATTATAACGATGAATCGAAGCGTGTGAAAAACGGCACACTCCTATTGCGCCCATTTGAAGCCGTGATATGGAAATGA
- a CDS encoding YihY/virulence factor BrkB family protein, whose product MKMLSKRKNLVSSLIKIGKETIQGFIDDNVTRLSASLAYATLFSIIPFLSLLITFGVYLEFDLANQFYAQLDPIVGAKVIEALQSITENAEKTNISSFAAVVSLGVSIFGATTVFAEIQSALNTIWGIKAIPKRSWLKYIKNRLLSFSIILVFAFILLITFSITNIIVELSNRFMVNNPDVAESFVKVIGMIINIGVTVLIFTLIFKILPDAKIKSKDVIVGAIVTTVLLLAGQWGISLYIGIANVGTVYGAAAFMVVFVTWIYFSAIIIYTGAEFTKAWANEMGGKIFPDEYAVATRIIEIHED is encoded by the coding sequence ATGAAAATGTTATCGAAGAGAAAGAATTTAGTTTCGTCGCTAATTAAGATAGGGAAAGAAACGATTCAGGGATTTATTGATGATAACGTGACAAGGCTGAGTGCTTCGCTGGCTTATGCGACTTTATTTTCGATCATTCCTTTTCTTTCTCTTTTGATAACTTTCGGTGTGTACCTTGAATTTGATTTGGCCAATCAATTTTATGCTCAGTTGGACCCCATTGTAGGAGCAAAAGTGATTGAAGCCCTTCAATCAATTACCGAAAATGCTGAAAAAACAAATATTTCTTCATTTGCCGCTGTGGTGAGTTTGGGTGTTTCCATATTCGGTGCAACTACTGTTTTTGCCGAAATACAAAGTGCCTTGAATACTATTTGGGGAATAAAAGCCATTCCTAAAAGGAGTTGGCTCAAATATATTAAGAACCGCTTGTTGTCTTTTTCTATTATTCTTGTTTTTGCTTTCATTCTTTTGATAACTTTCAGCATAACCAATATCATAGTGGAATTGAGTAACAGGTTTATGGTCAATAATCCGGATGTGGCGGAATCATTTGTAAAGGTAATAGGGATGATTATAAATATCGGAGTTACGGTACTCATCTTTACACTGATCTTTAAAATACTGCCCGATGCAAAAATAAAAAGTAAAGATGTGATAGTTGGGGCGATTGTAACTACTGTGTTGCTATTGGCTGGTCAATGGGGGATTTCACTTTATATTGGGATTGCAAATGTAGGAACGGTATATGGAGCTGCCGCATTCATGGTGGTATTCGTCACATGGATTTATTTTTCGGCTATCATTATTTATACAGGTGCTGAGTTTACAAAGGCTTGGGCAAATGAAATGGGCGGCAAAATATTTCCCGATGAGTATGCCGTGGCGACCCGCATAATTGAGATACATGAGGATTAA
- a CDS encoding GntR family transcriptional regulator: MKAIFGQQTTKVKQLADIISQDISAGKYKAGNALPSINQLSQDYKVSRDTVFKAFIDLKERGIIDSTPGKGYYVVNRQKSILLMLDEYSPFKDTFYNSLVHGLSSRYKVDLWFHQYNEHLFNAILRESLGRYNKYVVMNFDNEKFSPDLYKIDSSRLLLLDFGKFDKKDYPYICQDFDEAFYNALAQLSGRLSHYEAMVLLFPKGTKHPKSTCEYFLKFCADHRLAAEVKEEMEEVEIQKGSVYIAIRQVDVVNVVKKGRAAGLECGMDFGLIAYNETPAYEVIDKGITTLSIDWEKMGAFVADFIVSGRKIQTYLPTEVRLRGSL, translated from the coding sequence ATGAAAGCAATTTTTGGACAACAAACTACGAAAGTGAAGCAACTGGCTGATATCATCAGTCAGGACATATCGGCTGGCAAGTACAAAGCCGGCAATGCTTTGCCTTCCATCAATCAGTTGAGCCAAGATTATAAGGTGTCACGGGATACCGTTTTTAAGGCTTTTATCGACTTGAAAGAAAGAGGAATCATTGATTCCACACCGGGTAAAGGGTATTATGTGGTGAATCGTCAGAAAAGCATACTGTTGATGCTTGACGAATATTCCCCTTTTAAAGACACGTTCTACAATAGTCTGGTTCACGGACTATCTTCCCGCTACAAAGTCGACCTTTGGTTTCATCAGTACAATGAACACTTGTTTAATGCCATCCTTCGCGAATCTTTGGGACGTTATAACAAATATGTGGTGATGAACTTCGATAATGAAAAATTCTCTCCCGATTTGTATAAAATAGACTCTTCCCGGCTTTTACTGCTCGACTTCGGAAAGTTTGATAAAAAAGATTATCCTTACATCTGTCAGGATTTTGATGAAGCATTTTATAATGCATTGGCACAACTTTCCGGTCGGTTAAGCCATTACGAAGCGATGGTGCTGCTTTTTCCTAAAGGAACGAAGCATCCGAAGAGTACTTGTGAGTATTTTCTGAAATTTTGTGCCGACCATCGACTGGCAGCCGAAGTGAAGGAAGAGATGGAGGAGGTAGAAATACAAAAAGGAAGTGTTTATATAGCCATCCGGCAGGTCGATGTGGTAAATGTTGTCAAGAAAGGACGTGCGGCAGGTTTGGAGTGTGGGATGGATTTCGGTCTGATAGCCTATAATGAAACACCTGCCTACGAAGTGATTGACAAGGGAATCACTACGCTGAGTATCGACTGGGAGAAGATGGGAGCATTCGTTGCCGACTTTATTGTTTCGGGGCGGAAGATTCAGACCTATCTGCCTACGGAAGTGCGTTTAAGGGGATCTTTATAA
- a CDS encoding rhamnulokinase yields MDVYLAIDFGAGSGRVMAGFVSEGMVNLEEIYRFPNRQVRLGDHLYWDFPALFADMKQGIRKAVQKGFHIKSIGIDTWGVDFGLIDKNGNLLGNPVCYRDSRTDGLPEEVFANTDISRHYAEVGIQVMAINTLFQLCSMKKSDDILLKMADKLLFMPDLFSYFLTGTANNEYTIASTSELLDARSRTWNWELIRQFGLPESLFGEIVMPGTVRGRLKKDIAEEMGVDYEIDVIAVGSHDTASAVFTAGLGDTRHSVSAFLSSGTWSLLGIELDEPILSEEARLAGFTNEGGVGGKIRFLQNITGLWILQRLIAQWEETHKETGYDALISAAEDSDITSVIDVDDPAFSCPADMEHAIADYCRVHNLQIPQTQGEYVRCVLQSLAHRYKLGIEQLNRLLPSPVEALHIIGGGCRNGLLNRLTEDALGIPVYAGPVEATAIGNILVQALAKGEIKNRDEITTII; encoded by the coding sequence TTGGATGTTTATTTAGCCATAGATTTCGGAGCAGGAAGTGGCCGGGTAATGGCTGGTTTTGTCAGTGAGGGAATGGTAAATCTGGAAGAGATTTACCGCTTCCCGAACCGTCAGGTACGTTTGGGTGATCATCTTTATTGGGATTTTCCCGCTTTGTTTGCGGATATGAAACAAGGTATACGGAAAGCGGTCCAAAAGGGATTTCATATAAAGAGTATCGGAATAGATACTTGGGGGGTAGATTTCGGGCTGATCGATAAGAATGGTAACTTATTGGGTAATCCGGTCTGCTATCGCGATTCCCGGACCGACGGACTTCCCGAAGAGGTCTTTGCAAATACCGATATTTCCCGTCACTATGCGGAAGTGGGTATTCAAGTGATGGCAATCAATACGCTATTCCAGCTTTGTAGTATGAAGAAAAGTGACGATATCCTTCTGAAAATGGCAGATAAATTATTGTTTATGCCCGACCTTTTCAGTTACTTCCTGACGGGAACAGCCAATAACGAATATACGATTGCTTCTACTTCCGAATTGCTGGATGCACGTAGCAGGACATGGAATTGGGAGTTGATTCGTCAATTTGGATTGCCTGAATCGCTGTTTGGTGAGATCGTCATGCCCGGTACGGTTCGTGGCAGATTGAAGAAAGATATTGCCGAAGAGATGGGTGTGGATTATGAGATAGATGTCATAGCCGTTGGCTCGCACGATACGGCAAGTGCTGTATTTACGGCTGGTTTGGGTGATACTCGTCATTCTGTATCCGCCTTTTTGAGTTCCGGGACCTGGTCGTTACTGGGCATTGAACTTGATGAACCTATTTTGAGTGAAGAGGCGCGCCTTGCAGGTTTTACCAATGAAGGAGGAGTCGGAGGGAAAATCCGTTTCCTGCAAAATATCACAGGATTGTGGATATTGCAACGGTTGATTGCTCAATGGGAAGAAACTCACAAGGAAACCGGTTATGATGCTCTGATCTCTGCTGCCGAAGATTCGGATATAACTTCCGTGATCGATGTGGATGATCCGGCCTTTAGCTGTCCGGCAGATATGGAACATGCAATAGCGGATTACTGTCGTGTACACAATTTACAGATCCCCCAAACACAAGGTGAATATGTACGGTGCGTTTTGCAATCATTGGCACATCGGTATAAACTGGGTATTGAACAACTGAATCGTCTGTTACCTTCTCCTGTTGAGGCGTTGCATATCATTGGTGGAGGTTGCCGGAACGGGTTGCTGAACCGGTTGACTGAGGATGCGTTGGGCATACCGGTTTATGCAGGTCCTGTCGAAGCTACTGCTATTGGCAATATCTTGGTACAAGCTTTGGCTAAAGGAGAAATAAAGAACCGTGACGAAATAACAACTATTATTTAA
- a CDS encoding L-rhamnose mutarotase encodes METLMKSYRIKEYDQPVKRYCRTLDLRDDPELINEYRRRHSKENIWPEVIAGIREVGILEMEIYILGTRLFMIVETPLDFDWDSAMERLSTLPRQQEWEDYMSIFQMAKPGSTSDEKWQPMERMFHLY; translated from the coding sequence ATGGAAACACTTATGAAAAGTTACCGGATCAAAGAATACGACCAACCAGTGAAACGTTATTGTCGGACACTCGATCTGCGTGATGATCCCGAATTGATAAATGAATACCGTCGTCGGCATAGCAAGGAAAATATATGGCCGGAAGTGATTGCGGGTATTCGTGAGGTGGGTATTCTTGAAATGGAAATTTATATTCTTGGTACTCGTCTCTTTATGATTGTGGAAACACCGCTAGATTTCGATTGGGATTCGGCAATGGAACGTCTGTCCACTCTTCCCCGACAACAGGAATGGGAAGATTATATGTCCATTTTTCAGATGGCAAAGCCGGGGAGTACTTCCGATGAGAAGTGGCAACCGATGGAACGAATGTTCCACTTATATTAA
- the fucI gene encoding L-fucose isomerase, giving the protein MKKYPKIGIRPTIDGRQGGVRESLEEKTMNLAKAVAELISDNLKNGDGSPVECVIADSTIGRVAESAACAEKFEREGVGATITVTSCWCYGAETMDMNPYYPKAVWGFNGTERPGAVYLAAVLAGHAQKGLPAFGIYGHDVQDLDDNSIPADVAEKILRFARAAQAVATMRGKSYLSMGSVSMGIAGSIVNPDFFQEYLGMRNESVDLTEIIRRMTEGIYDKEEFAKAMAWTEKHCKKNEGKDFNIPEKTKTREQKEDDWEFIVKMTIIMRDLMQGNPKLKEMGFKEEALGHNAIAAGFQGQRQWTDFYPNGDYSEALLNTSFDWNGIREAYVVATENDACNGVAMLFGHLLTNRAQIFSDVRTYWSPEAVKRVTGKELTGLAANGIIHLINSGATTLDGTGQQTDAEGNPVMKPYWEIGEEEVEKCLEATTWYPANRDYFRGGGFSSNFLSKGGMPVTMMRLNLIKGLGPVLQIAEGWTVEIDPEIHKLLNERTDRTWPTTWFVPRLCDKPAFRDVYSVMNNWGANHGAISYGHIGQDLITMASMLRIPVCMHNVEDDKIFRPAAWNAFGMDKEGADYRACATYGPIYK; this is encoded by the coding sequence ATGAAAAAGTATCCGAAAATTGGGATTCGTCCCACAATTGATGGTCGCCAAGGTGGTGTCCGCGAGAGTCTTGAAGAAAAGACAATGAATCTGGCTAAAGCTGTGGCAGAGTTAATTTCTGACAATTTGAAGAACGGTGACGGCAGTCCGGTGGAATGTGTGATTGCCGATAGCACGATCGGTCGTGTTGCCGAAAGTGCGGCTTGTGCCGAAAAGTTCGAGCGCGAAGGCGTAGGTGCTACCATTACGGTGACTTCTTGCTGGTGCTATGGTGCGGAAACAATGGATATGAACCCGTATTATCCGAAAGCCGTATGGGGGTTCAATGGGACGGAACGTCCGGGAGCTGTTTATCTGGCAGCAGTATTGGCAGGACATGCACAAAAAGGTTTGCCGGCATTCGGCATCTATGGACATGATGTACAAGATTTGGACGATAATTCCATTCCGGCAGATGTTGCAGAGAAAATACTTCGCTTTGCACGTGCTGCACAGGCTGTGGCTACCATGAGAGGCAAATCCTATCTTTCCATGGGTAGTGTTTCTATGGGCATCGCTGGCTCGATTGTCAATCCTGATTTCTTCCAGGAATATCTGGGGATGCGTAATGAATCGGTTGACCTTACTGAGATCATCCGCCGGATGACGGAAGGTATCTATGATAAAGAGGAATTTGCCAAAGCAATGGCCTGGACGGAAAAGCATTGCAAAAAGAATGAAGGTAAGGACTTCAACATTCCCGAAAAGACCAAAACTCGTGAACAGAAAGAGGATGATTGGGAGTTCATTGTTAAAATGACGATCATTATGCGCGATCTGATGCAGGGCAATCCGAAACTGAAAGAGATGGGATTTAAAGAAGAAGCATTAGGGCATAATGCGATAGCTGCCGGTTTCCAGGGACAACGCCAGTGGACTGACTTTTACCCGAACGGAGACTATTCGGAAGCCTTGTTGAATACATCCTTCGACTGGAACGGCATTCGGGAAGCATATGTCGTGGCTACGGAAAATGATGCTTGCAATGGGGTGGCTATGCTTTTCGGTCACTTGCTCACCAACCGGGCACAGATCTTCTCCGATGTACGTACTTATTGGAGTCCGGAAGCCGTAAAACGTGTCACGGGTAAAGAACTGACCGGATTGGCTGCCAATGGTATTATCCATTTGATTAACTCCGGTGCTACTACTTTGGATGGTACAGGACAACAAACGGATGCAGAAGGCAATCCTGTCATGAAACCCTATTGGGAGATCGGGGAAGAGGAAGTGGAGAAATGCTTGGAGGCTACCACTTGGTATCCCGCTAACCGTGATTATTTCCGTGGAGGTGGTTTTTCTTCTAATTTCCTTTCAAAAGGAGGTATGCCTGTCACTATGATGCGCCTGAACCTGATCAAAGGTCTTGGTCCGGTATTGCAGATCGCAGAAGGTTGGACAGTAGAGATTGATCCTGAAATCCACAAATTGCTGAATGAACGTACAGACCGCACTTGGCCTACTACCTGGTTTGTTCCGCGTCTTTGCGATAAACCTGCCTTCCGGGACGTCTATTCGGTAATGAATAATTGGGGAGCCAATCATGGCGCAATCAGCTATGGCCATATCGGGCAAGATCTGATCACGATGGCTTCCATGCTTCGTATTCCGGTATGTATGCACAATGTGGAAGATGATAAAATATTCCGTCCGGCTGCATGGAATGCTTTCGGTATGGACAAGGAAGGTGCCGATTATAGAGCTTGTGCTACTTACGGACCGATTTATAAATAG
- the fucP gene encoding L-fucose:H+ symporter permease has product MNNTKHASILSKNGVSYLIPFILITSCFALWGFANDITNPMVKAFSKIFRMSVTDGALVQVTFYGGYFAMAFPAAMFIRKYSYKAGVLLGLGLYAVGALLFFPASMTGSYYPFLLAYFILTCGLSFLETSCNPYILSMGTEETATRRLNLAQSFNPIGSLLGMYVAMNFIQNRLNPLDTVGRSQLSTAEFETIRDSDLSVLIAPYLIIGIVILAMLLLIRLVKMPKNSDQSHDINFIPTLKRIFSIHHYREGVVAQFFYVGAQIMCWTFVIQYGTRLFMSQGMEEQAAEVLSQKYNIIAMVIFCFSRFICTFILRYLNPGQLLKILAIVACLFTIGVIFLQNIWGMYCLVGISACMSLMFPTIYGIALKGLGDDAKFGAAGLIMAILGGSVLPPLQACIIDQNTLFGMPAVNLSFILPFICFIVIVIYGHRSYVRAKR; this is encoded by the coding sequence ATGAATAACACCAAACATGCTTCAATATTGAGCAAAAACGGCGTAAGCTACCTTATTCCTTTTATTCTTATTACCAGTTGTTTTGCCTTGTGGGGATTTGCTAATGATATCACAAATCCCATGGTAAAGGCTTTCTCGAAAATATTCCGGATGAGTGTGACGGATGGTGCGCTGGTGCAGGTTACATTCTATGGCGGATATTTTGCTATGGCTTTTCCCGCAGCCATGTTTATCCGCAAGTATTCTTATAAAGCAGGCGTTCTTTTGGGGTTAGGGCTCTATGCTGTGGGAGCATTACTCTTTTTCCCGGCAAGTATGACCGGCAGTTATTATCCTTTTTTGTTGGCTTACTTCATTCTGACTTGCGGACTGTCTTTTCTTGAGACCAGTTGTAATCCGTATATTTTATCAATGGGAACGGAAGAAACTGCTACTCGTCGCCTTAATCTTGCCCAATCTTTTAATCCGATAGGATCTCTGTTGGGAATGTATGTAGCCATGAACTTTATACAGAACCGTTTGAATCCGTTGGATACAGTCGGGCGTAGCCAATTGTCTACTGCAGAGTTTGAAACGATACGTGATTCGGACTTGTCGGTGCTTATTGCCCCTTATTTGATTATTGGTATTGTTATTTTGGCAATGTTGCTTCTTATTCGACTTGTAAAGATGCCAAAAAATAGTGATCAATCACATGACATCAATTTTATTCCTACGTTAAAACGTATTTTCTCCATTCACCATTATCGTGAAGGGGTAGTGGCACAGTTCTTTTATGTCGGTGCGCAGATTATGTGTTGGACATTTGTTATTCAATACGGAACTCGTTTATTCATGTCGCAAGGTATGGAAGAACAGGCTGCAGAAGTGTTGTCACAGAAGTATAATATCATTGCAATGGTTATCTTCTGTTTCAGTCGTTTCATCTGTACATTCATTTTGCGTTATCTCAATCCGGGACAGTTGTTGAAGATTTTAGCTATTGTTGCTTGCTTGTTTACTATCGGTGTTATCTTTTTACAAAACATTTGGGGGATGTATTGTTTAGTGGGCATTTCGGCTTGTATGTCATTGATGTTCCCCACAATTTATGGTATAGCTCTAAAAGGACTGGGGGATGATGCTAAGTTTGGAGCTGCCGGATTGATCATGGCCATATTGGGAGGCTCTGTTTTGCCTCCGTTGCAAGCTTGCATTATCGATCAGAATACATTATTCGGTATGCCTGCAGTCAATCTGTCGTTTATCCTTCCTTTTATTTGTTTTATTGTCATTGTGATCTATGGCCATCGGTCATATGTGAGAGCGAAAAGATAA
- a CDS encoding alpha-amylase translates to MENGVMMQYFEWNLPNDGQLWNQLKEDAHHLHEIGVTAVWIPPAYKATKQADEGYGTYDLYDLGEFDQKGTVRTKYGTKEELKEMVDELHANGISVYLDAVMNHKAAADHTEKCMARLVNPDNRDEAVSEPYEIECWTGFDFPGRGDKYSPFKWHWYHFSGTDLNEADKKKGIYQIVGEGKAWSQGVDDENGNYDYLMFADIDFDHPEVIEEMKKWGIWVSNELNLDGMRLDAIKHMNDQFIKHFLEAVRADRGDEFYAVGEYWKNDIGSLDEYLANVQYEVDLFDVCLHYNLYQASQVGREYDLQNLLTNTLVERHPELAVTFVDNHDSQKNSSLESQIKDWFKPSAYALILLMDKGYPCIFYGDYYGVKGKKSPHRKVIDILLDVRRKYAHGEQIDYFDHPNTVGFIRKGDAEHADSGLALLISNGDDGDKIMNVGREHAGEVWYEVTRNRKEQITIDTEGNGQFPVSGGKVAVWVKKSDIKI, encoded by the coding sequence ATGGAAAATGGAGTAATGATGCAGTATTTTGAATGGAATCTGCCTAATGACGGACAATTGTGGAACCAACTTAAAGAAGATGCACACCATTTACATGAAATAGGCGTGACAGCCGTGTGGATACCCCCCGCATATAAAGCTACGAAACAAGCAGACGAAGGTTATGGAACCTATGATTTATACGATCTGGGTGAGTTCGACCAGAAAGGCACGGTGCGGACAAAGTACGGTACTAAGGAGGAATTGAAAGAAATGGTGGACGAATTGCATGCGAACGGGATTAGTGTCTATCTGGACGCTGTGATGAATCACAAAGCTGCTGCCGATCATACGGAGAAATGTATGGCTCGGTTGGTAAATCCGGATAATCGGGACGAGGCAGTGAGTGAGCCTTATGAGATTGAGTGTTGGACGGGCTTTGATTTTCCGGGAAGGGGCGACAAGTATTCTCCTTTCAAGTGGCATTGGTATCACTTCTCCGGTACGGATCTTAATGAAGCCGATAAGAAAAAAGGTATTTACCAGATTGTCGGTGAGGGAAAGGCTTGGAGTCAAGGAGTTGATGATGAGAATGGCAATTACGACTATCTGATGTTTGCCGATATAGATTTTGATCATCCCGAAGTCATCGAGGAAATGAAGAAATGGGGTATATGGGTTTCTAACGAATTAAATCTTGATGGTATGCGTTTAGATGCTATCAAGCATATGAATGACCAGTTTATTAAGCATTTCCTTGAAGCTGTACGTGCCGACCGCGGAGATGAGTTTTATGCGGTGGGAGAATATTGGAAAAACGATATCGGTTCATTGGATGAATACTTGGCCAACGTGCAATATGAAGTGGATCTGTTTGATGTCTGCCTGCATTATAATTTGTATCAGGCTTCGCAGGTGGGAAGGGAGTATGATTTGCAAAACTTGTTGACGAACACACTGGTGGAGAGGCATCCTGAGTTGGCCGTTACATTTGTAGACAATCATGATTCTCAAAAGAACAGCTCATTGGAATCTCAAATAAAGGACTGGTTCAAACCGTCGGCTTATGCACTTATTTTATTGATGGACAAAGGGTATCCTTGTATCTTTTATGGTGATTATTACGGAGTGAAAGGAAAAAAGTCCCCTCATCGTAAAGTGATAGATATTTTATTGGACGTGCGTCGTAAATATGCGCATGGTGAGCAAATCGATTATTTCGACCATCCCAATACGGTTGGATTTATACGTAAAGGTGATGCGGAACATGCGGATTCGGGCTTGGCTCTTCTCATCTCAAATGGTGATGATGGAGACAAAATAATGAATGTCGGTCGGGAACATGCGGGTGAAGTGTGGTATGAAGTTACCAGAAACCGGAAAGAACAGATCACTATTGATACTGAAGGTAACGGACAGTTCCCCGTATCAGGGGGGAAAGTGGCTGTATGGGTAAAAAAGAGTGATATAAAAATCTGA